CTGATCATATTCACATGCTTTATTACATCATCCGCTATGACCAACTGGGAAAGCAGATTGCTGACGTTTTGGTGAAAAAGGCAAATGAAGGTGTTGAGGTTCGTGTTTTATATGATGACATGGGATCACGGACATTAAGGAGAAAGTTCATTAAAAGAATTCGGCACGCCGGGGGAAAGGTCGAGGCCTTTTTTCCACCGAAGATACCTAAAATCAATATGAAAATTAATTATCGAAACCATAGAAAAATTACTGTCATTGACGGCAGAATTGGCTATATAGGCGGGTTCAATGTTGGTGATGAGTACTTAGGTAATAACAAGAAATTTGGTTACTGGCGTGACACCCATCTGCGAGTGCTTGGAAGTGCTGTTGAACATATGCAAACGCGATTTATTCTTGATTGGAATCAAGCATCCCGCCATGATATTTTGTACAATGAACGTTATTATAATGCTTCCCCGGCGGGCGACGTTGGCATGCAAATTGTAACAAGTGGCCCGGACTCGGAATGGCAGCAAATTAAGAATGGTTATATCAAGATGATTTTATCAGCCAAAGAGTATGTTTATATGCAGACTCCATACTTTATCCCTGATGAAAGTCTTGCTGATGCACTGCGAATTGCCTGTCTATCAGGAATTGACGTAAAGATTATGATTCCAAATAAACCTGATCATCCATTTGTCTATTGGGCAACACTATCCTATATAGGTGACTTGCTTAAAGCTGGTGCAGAGGTGTATATTTATCAGAATGGCTTTCTTCATTCCAAAACCATTATAGTCGATGGCAAGATTGCTTCAGTTGGAACAGCGAATATTGATGTAAGAAGTTTTCGGCTGAACTTTGAAGGGAATGCATTTTTATATGATCGCGTTGTTGCGGGTAAACTAGTAGATAGTTATATGCAGGATATCAGCATGTCCACGCAAATGACACGGAAGCTATACGAAAAACGGTCGTTTGGAATCAGGTTTAAAGAATCCATCTCAAGACTGCTATCACCAATATTATAAAAATGAAACTTCACGGATTCTATTAGGAGGAATAATTATGGAAACAAAATCATGCCGCAAATCATTGGCGGTAAAAACATCACACGTACTACCGCCGGATACTAACACGCATGGTACATTATTCGGTGGAAAACTTATGGCACATATCGATGACGTTGCAGCAATCGCAGCAGCTCGTCATGCCAGAAAAACCGTTGTTACAGCATCAACTGATTCGGTGGATTTTCTCGCGCCAGTAAAAGAAGGGGATACCATTTGTGTTGAAGCGTTTGTAACCTGGACACACAATACGTCAATGGAAGTCTTTGTCAAAGCAGTGACCGAGAACCTAGTTTCCGGTGTGCGAAAAGTATGCACCACGGCATTCTTGACGTTTGTTGCGGTTGACGAAAATGGACACCCCATCCCCGTACCGTCAGTAGTTCCGGAAACAGAATTTGAAAAACAGCTTCATAATCACGCACCAATACGTGCAAAACACCGGAAAGAGCGCCGTGCAAACTCCAAAGAACTAGCATCAACATTCGGAACCAGCTTTCCCTGGGACCGTTAATATATCTAAACGCTGGCCGTTTCTTTAGGGAGACGGCTTTCGCTTTTTTTATTAAATTATGTATCTTAATGTAGTTTATGATAAAATGATAAAGTGCTTTTTTTATGAGGAAAAAAGGCAGATTATTCACGACATAAAAAGGGTAAATAAAGTGAAAGCGCTATAGAGTTTGAAATTAATGGAGGGGAAACATACATGAGTTTCATCGAGAATATTGTTGGGGAAATCAATGGCGTTTTATGGGACTATTTGTTAATTATTGTTCTTATTGGTCTTGGCCTTTGGTTTACTGTGAAAACTAAGTTTGTTCAGTTCAGGTATCTGCCTGAAATGTTTCGTGTTTTATTTGATAAGCGGACAATGAGTGCGGAAGGGAAGAAAGGTACTTCGTCATTTCAGGCGTTTGCCATCAGCGCAGCATCACGTGTCGGTACTGGGAACCTTGCCGGAGTTGCATCAGCTATCGCGATTGGTGGTCCAGGGGCAATTTTCTGGATGTGGCTTATTGCATTGCTGGGTTCAGCAACGGCATTTGTCGAAAGTACGCTTGCTCAGGTTTATAAGATACCAGAAAAAAATCAATATCGTGGCGGCCCGGCCTATTATATGGAAAAAGGGCTGAAGAAGCGCTGGCTTGGCATTCTTTTTGCAATCACGATTACGTTTACGTATGGACTCGTATTTAATTCGGTGCAATCAAATACAATCAGTCTAGCTTTTTCTAATGAATTTGATTTCAGTAAAAACATAATGGCAGTTATTCTTGTTATTCTGACAGCTATGGTTATTTTCGGTGGATTGAAATCAATCGCGAATGTAACGCAGTACATAGTTCCGATTATGGCTATTTTGTATATTATTCTTGCTGTTTATGTTTTAATAGCAAACATTTCAGCTGTTCCTGATTTACTCTCATTAATTTTTGCAAATGCCTTTGGTATTCGTGAAGTAGCTGGTGGTGGATTCGGTGCAGCAATCTCCATGGGGATTAAACGTGGATTATTCTCGAACGAAGCTGGTATGGGTAGTGCTCCGAACGCGGCTGCTACTGCAGAGGTATCACATCCAGCGAAGCAGGGTTTAATCCAGTCTTTAGGTGTATTTTTTGATACCATCCTGATTTGTAGTGCAACTGGTTTTATCATTGTTTCAGCCGGGGGTTATGAAGGAAGTGGACTTGATGGTATTCAACTGACGCAGAATGCATTCCAGTTCCATATAGGTGATTGGGCATCCATCTTTATTGCCGTAGCAATTTTCCTATTTGCTTACAGTTCTATCCTAGGGAACTATTATTACGGTGAAAATAACATCGGTTATATTAAAAACAGCAAGGTCGGTCTATTCATTTATCGTTTAGCAGTGCTTGCAATGGTTATCTTTGGTGCAATTGCGTCTTTCGACCTTGTCTGGGCACTAGCCGACTTATCAATGGCAATCATGGCGTTAATTAACCTATACGCGATTACCAAGCTGTTTAAGATTGCTAACCGTGTATTAAAGGACTATCAACGGCAGCGAAAAGAAGGAAAAGATCCAGTATTTTATCGCGATGTCCTGGATAATCAGGATGGGATAGAATTCTGGGGACGTGAAGAAACAAAGCACGAGACGAATAAATAAAATATAAGCAAAATAAGGCTGTCTGTCCTGTTAAGGGGGTGGGCAGCCCTTTTTAAGGTAAGAATGCAGGACTGGTTTTCGATCAACATCACCGCTTTGACCCGTAATTCCTGCAAAAACTGTTGACAGCTAACGTGCAATCGCTTACAATACATTTAAAGTATTTTGAAGATTCAGTTGCAGTTACCAAAGATTAATAGTTAACAGACCTTAGTATGGTAACGTTTGAATATTCATCGTTTGCATTGATTTACTTTAATAAAAGAATCATTAAGGCTCAGAGAATCGAGTGAATAGGGAGTCGTCTAGCACAACACGTCTGTGCTAAACGACTTCTTTTGTTTTTTGCAATAATCCTGGGGAGGTGAATTTTCACTTCAAGTCCGTTACAATTTTAGCATGGTAAAGTAATAAATTCTTATCAGTGTGGTTCACTAAAGATATTGATAATGATTGCGACTGGGCAATCTTAAAAAATATAAGGATAAGGTGGGGGAAATATGGAGAAGTCGGGAAAAAATATCTCATTAGGGTTAGCTTTAATACCCTTTTTAGTAATGATTGTAGCAATGACATTTGTCATTATTGTTTTTGAGGGCAGCCCACATATCCCAATATTGCTTGGAGCAGTGGTTGCCGCATTTATTGCCTGGACTAGTGGATATTCCTGGGGCGAATTGGAGAAATTCATTTACCAGGGGATAACCAAAGTTCTTCCAGCTGTCGTTATTTTAATTATGGTAGGGTTGATTATCAGTGCCTGGATAGGTGGTGGAATTGTTACCACAATGATTTATTATGGTCTCGAAATCATTTCGCCATCCTATTTTCTAGCAGCTATTTTAATTATTTGTGCAATCGTAACCCTGATGATGGGGAGTTCATGGTCGACAATTGGAACAGTAGGGGTTGCAGGCATGGGTATTGGTATCAGTATGGGGATTCCTCCGGCCATGATAGCGGGCGCTATTGTTTCAGGAGCGTTCTTTGGGGATAAAATGTCGCCACTTTCAGATACGACTATTCTTGCATCTGGAATTGCTGGTGCAAAGCTGTCGGAGCACATTAAACACATGCTTTATACAACGGTTCCAGCATTCATTATCGCCCTGATTGTCTATTTTATTATTGGCATGAAGTTTGCTGATAATTCAATCAACAGGGAGAGTATTGATGCTGTGATGAATGGTTTGCAGGATAATTTTCTGATTTCACCGTGGTTATTGCTTATTCCGCTCGCTGTCCTTCTTTTGGTTTTTAAAAAGGTTCCAGCGTTACCAGCATTGACAACCGGTATTATCCTTGGGTTCTTAGCCGATATTTTTTTCCAGGGAGGAAGTATTGGAGAAGCGGTAAATGCACTGCAGGGTGGATATTCGATTGACTCTGGAAATGAAACGGTCGACAGTCTGTTAAATCAAGGTGGACTGGAATCGATGATGTACACGGTGTCACTGGCAATGGTGGCGATGATATTCGGCGGTATCATGGAGAGTACAGGAATGTTGACGGTTATTGTGGAACAGGTTTTAAAAATAGCACGAACAGGCAGAAGCCTATGTGCAACAACAGTTGTATCATCATTTTTGACAAACGTGATTACTGCTGAACAATATATTTCCATTATCATTCCAGGTAGAATGTATGCAAATGCGTACGAAGATAAGAACCTGCACCCAAAGAACCTGTCACGTGCTCTTGAAGATGGTGGAACAATCACATCCGCGTTAGTGCCATGGAGTACGGATGCCGTGTTTGTATTTACTACGCTTGGTGTTAGTGCCTGGGCCTATGCACCATATGCGGTATTAAATTATTGTGTACCCGTTATATCCATCATTTTTTCGTTAGTCGGATTTTCTGTTATATACACAAATAAAAGGAAGAAAGAGGGCGTAAACGAACAAGAAGAAAACGTACAATGACAAATTGACAATTTTTCAAAAGAATACTAAAATTAAAGTAGTTATTAGCTGCTAGGAAAGAGTGAATTTGATGCCGCTTGATAGTAATCATTTAATCGGTAAAGAAGCTTTATTGCTTTTATTGCATAAAGAAGATCAATTACCTGAAAAGTTAAGACAACTAGACTGGAAGTATTGCAAAGGTAAGGTCGGATCAATGGACGGGCAAAAGGTTGTGGCGGCAGTTGAGACAGCTGCTAAGAATCAAGGAATTATCAAATCCAGCCTGTACCGCGAAACGCATGCACTGTACCATGCAATCTTAGAGGCTATGAGTGGGGTAACACGTGGAAATAATCAAATCGGAACATTACTTCGAACGGTTGGTTTACAATTTGCGATTGTTCGGGGCAATCCTTATAAAGATAAGGAAGAGGGCGAATGGATAGCTGTTGCTCTTTATGGGACGATTGGCGCTCCGGTCAAAGGACTGGAACATGAAGCTATCGGACTTGGAATCAATCACATATAACGTAAGACTCAGAGTAATTAGTTGATAGGGGGTCGTGTGGCACAGGTATGTGCTATACGGCCCCTTTGTGTATTTAATGAGATAACTTGGAGGTGCAAAGTGTATGGTTATTTTAACCGGTAAAACGTTAACATTTGAGGAAGTGAAACGCGTTGTTTTTGACAACGAAAGCGTGGAATTAGCAACGGAAACATGTATTGATATTGAAGCAAATCGCGAAACTGTCGACCAGCTTATTAAGGACAAAAAAACGATGTATGGCATTAACACAGGGTTTGGAAAATTTAGTGATGTCGTTATTGAGAATGAGGATTTAGATGATTTACAACTGAATTTGATTCATTCGCATGCTTGTGGAGTAGGGGAACCTTTTTCTGAAAAAGTGACGAGAGCAATGCTGTTGCTTCGGGCAAATGCCTTATCACAAGGCTGCTCCGGCGTGCGGCTGATTCTAGTTAAGCAATTACTGAATCTATTAAATAGTGGGATTCACCCAATTGTGCCTGAGCAGGGCTCACTTGGGGCAAGTGGTGATCTGGCGCCGCTTTCACACTTGGCACTTGGCCTACTTGGTGAAGGTGAAGTCATGTATCATGGCGAAAAGATGGAAGCGGTTACCGCTCTTAGTAAGGAAGGCATTACCCCGCTTACATTAAAGGCAAAAGAGGGGCTTGCGCTGATAAACGGCACGCAAGCAATGACGGCAGTAGGTGTTGTGACGTATCTCGAAGCGGAAAAATTGCTACATCAAAGTGAATTGACAGCGGCGATGACACTGGAGGGGCTGCAAGGGATTATCGATGCATTTGACCATGATTTACATGCTGCCCGTGGTCACCAGGAGCAAATGGATGTGGCGGAACGGATACGTGGCATTTTAGCAGACAGTAATCTTATCACCAAACAAGGTGAATTGCGTGTTCAAGATGCCTATTCCCTAAGGTGTATCCCGCAGGTTCTTGGGGCATGCTGGCAAACGATCAATTATGCGAAGGAAAAACTATTAATTGAGATGAACGCGGTAACCGATAATCCACTAATTTTCTCTGATCAAAACAAAGTAATATCAGGGGGGAATTTTCACGGCGAGCCAATCGCGTTCGCCATGGATTTTATCAAAATTGGCATTGCAGAGACAGCGAATGTAGCGGAACGAAGGATTGAACGATTGGTAAATCCGCAATTAAATGATCTGCCAGCGTTTTTGAGTCCGAATCCGGGACTGGAATCTGGGGCAATGATTATGCAGTATAGTGCAGCATCACTCGTGTCGGAAAATAAAACACTGGCACACCCAGCAAGTGTTGATTCCATTCCATCTTCAGCCAATCAGGAGGATCACGTCAGCATGGGGACGATTGCTGCGAGACATGCGTTGCAGATGCTGCAGAATGCAAGACATGTAGTAGCAATTGAACTAATCTGCGCGATGCAGGCAGTTGAGTATCGCGGAACAGAACAAATGGGTGCTATCACAAAAGAATTTTACCAGAAGGCACGCGAATTTGTTCCAAGTATTACTGCTGACCGTATTTTTTCAACAGACATTACAAATCTAGCAAACTGGTTAAAAGATGAAGCACAATCACATGTTAGTTTAAAAGGAGGAGTTTTTCATGAATAAGGTGGATGTAAGGGCGAAAAAGGGATTGGAACTAGAGTGTAAAGGCTGGGAACAAGAAGCAGCATTACGGATGCTGTACAACAACCTGGATCCGGAGGTTGCTGAAAACCCGGAAGAGCTTGTTGTGTATGGAGGTATTGGGAAAGCAGCACGTAACTGGGAGTCATTTCATGCGATTGTGAAAACGTTGCGCAATCTGGAGAATGATGAAACCATGTTAATACAGTCTGGTAAGCCTGTTGGCGTGTTTAAAACACATAAACATGCACCGCGCGTCTTGTTGTCTAATTCCGTCTTGGTGCCAAAGTGGGCGAATTGGGAGCATTTCCATGAACTCGATCAAAAAGGGCTGATGATGTATGGGCAAATGACTGCAGGAAGCTGGATTTATATTGGTACACAAGGAATTCTGCAAGGAACATATGAAACTTTTTCATCACTTGCTAAAAAACATTATAATGGCTCATTAAAAGGAACCATTACGCTTACCGCCGGACTTGGGGGCATGGGTGGTGCACAACCACTAGCTGTAACGATGAACGAAGGCGTTGTTATTGCAGTGGAAGTAGACAAAAGCCGTATTGAAAAACGATTGAAAACAAAGTATTGCGATGTCATGACAGAAAGCATTGATGAAGCAATTTCCTTGGCCAAAGAAGCAAAAGAGGCTGGTAAGGCTCTTTCCATTGCACTTCTTGGCAATGCAGCTGAAATCCACCATGAACTTTTAACAAAAGATATTCAAATTGATATTGTGACCGACCAGACATCGGCTCATGATCCATTGAATGGCTATGTGCCAGTTGGCTTTACCGTGGAAGAAGCGGAAACCTTACGGAAAAAGGATCCGGAAGCATATACCGTAAAATCAAAAGCTAGTATGGCGAAGCATGTGGAAGCAATGCTGCTGCACAAGGATAATGGTTCCATCGTATTTGATTATGGGAACAACATTCGTCAGGTTGCCCATGACGAGGGTGTGGAAAAGGCCTTTGATTTCCCTGGTTTTGTTCCAGCCTATATTCGTCCCTTATTTACAGAAGGAAAAGGACCGTTCCGCTGGGCGGCACTGTCAGGTGACCCGGAAGATATTTACCGGACGGATCAATTAATTAAGGAGCTTTTCCCAGAAAATAAAGCATTAATTCGCTGGATTGACATGGCGCAGGAACAAATTGCTTTCCAAGGCCTTCCTTCTAGGATTTGCTGGCTTGGTTACGGGGAACGAATGAAGATGGGGCTGGCGATTAATGAACTTGTGCGCAAAGGTGAATTAAAAGCGCCTGTCGTCATCGGACGCGACCATTTGGACTGTGGATCGGTAGCATCGCCAAACCGTGAGACGGAGGGCATGAAGGATGGCAGTGATGCGGTCGGCGACTGGGCAGTACTGAACGCGCTTATTAACACAGCAGCTGGTGGCTCATGGATCTCCTTCCATCACGGTGGTGGTGTCGGCATGGGGTACTCACTGCACGCAGGAATGGTTGCATTAGCAGATGGTACGGATCTAGCACATGAACGTTTAGAGCGGGTTTTAACAACAGACCCTGGTATGGGGATTATTCGCCATGCGGATGCAGGCTATGAATCTGCCATCAATTTTGCTGAAGAACACAACATTACTATACCAACGAAGAAATAGAAGGGAGTATCTATCATCATGCACGTTGATTTACTAATTACCAATATCGGACAATTACTTACGATGGATAAAAAGGGACCTGTCAAGGGACGTGATATGAACAACCTTACCGTAATAGAAGGTGCAGCGGTTGCAGTTCATAACGGCAAAGTAGAATGGATTGGCTCAGCTGAAGAGGCGACAGAATTTCAGGCTGATCGTACTGTAGATGCAGATGGAAAGCTGGTCACTCCGGGGTTAGTTGAGCCACATACACATTTAGTTTTTGGTGGCTCCCGTGAGAAAGAGATGGCTTTAAAGCAGCAAGGTGTACCATATCTTGAAATCCTGAAACAAGGTGGCGGTATTTTATCAACTGTTAATTCGACGCGGGATGCTTCCTATGACGATTTATTAGAAAAAGCCTTATTCCATCTGGACCGGATGGCGATGCATGGTATTACTACTGTAGAGGCGAAAAGCGGCTATGGTTTGGATAAAGAAACCGAACTAAAGCAGCTTGAAGTAGCAAAAGAAGCAGGCAACCAGCATCCACTGGATATTGTTTCAACTTTTTTAGGTGCCCATGCCATTCCTCCAGAATATAAAGAGGACCCGGAGGCATTCCTTGCTGTTATGGCTGAAATGTTTGATGAAATTAAAGAAAAGGATCTTGCTGAATTCGTTGATATATTTACCGAAACAGGTGTATTTTCGGTTGAACAGTCGAGAAAATATCTTTTGGCAGCAAAGGAAAAGGGATTCGATGTTAAAATTCATGCAGATGAGATAGACCCACTTGGCGGCACAGAGCTTGCTGTGGAAGTAGGTGCAATCAGCGGTGACCACTTAGCAGTTGCATCTGACGAGGGGATTAAGCAGTTAGCAGCATCTGATACGATTGGCGTTATTTTGCCTGGCACAAGTTTTTATCTTGGAAAAGATACGTATTCACCAGCCCGTAAGATGGTGGATGCGGGTGCTGCCATTTCTATTTCGACGGACTTTAACCCGGGAAGTTCGGTGACAGAAAATTTACAGCTCATTATGTCCATTGCGGCATTGAAACTCAAGCTGTCACCGGAGGAAATCTGGCATGCAGTTACGGTTAATGCCGCGCATGCGATTGGCCGCGGTGCTGAAGCGGGCACTATTGCTATAGGAAGAAAGGCAGATATTGTTCTTTGGGATGCTCCTAACTACATGTATATCCCATATCACTACGGGGTGAACCATGTTAATACAGTCGTGAAAAACGGATCTGTCCTATATGAGAGGCAGGCGATACGATGACGGAATTGCGACACGTAAAGCCAGCTGGAACGGCAATTTTCAAGGATCGTTACACAACAAAGGTGAAAGAACTGCTGACACCGTGGGAAGATGGGAAGACAGCAGCGTTTGCGATTGCTGGAGCGCCTTTTTCCAAATCATCGATCAGCCATTCAGGGGCGTCCTTCGCCCCGTCTGCTATTCGCTCAGCACTGCAAAGCTACACAACCTTTTCCGGGGGTACAGGTATAGACTTTGGCGATACAATTATCGATTTCGGCGATGTTAACATGGATCCAACAGATGTAATTGGAAATCAGCAACGACTATATGAAGGGCTCTCTGATATCTATGCAACAGAAGCGGCACCGTTTTGGATGGTCCTAGGCGGTGATCATGCGATCAGCCATTCATCAATCAAGGCTTTTTCGGAAAAAAACCCATCTGTTGGCGTTATCCAATTTGATGCGCATCATGATTTACGTAATGTGGAAGATGGTGGTCCAACGAATGGTACACCGTTTAGAAGGTTGATTGAAGATGGGATCCTTGATGGGGAAAACTTAATTCAACTGGGCATTCGTGATTTTACTAACGCCGCAGCCTATGCTGATTATGCAAAGGAAAAAGGTGTTGTTGTGTATACGATGCAGGACCTTGCCCGCGAGTTGATTGAAAAAGTTTTGGAACGCGAATTGGCGAAGCTTTCGGACCGGGTGGATGTCATTTATCTTTCGGTCGATATGGATGTCCTGGACCAGGCATTTGCACCAGGCTGCCCAGCAATTGGGCCAGGCGGAATGGACAGCAACACCCTATTGACAGCGGTACATTACGCTGCACAGCACGAAAAAGTCAAAGCAATGGATATCGTCGAAATAGACCCAACAATAGACATCAGAAATATGACAAGCAGAGTGGCAGCAAATGTCATGCTTCAGTTTATGTTGGGGAAGAGGATATAAAATGGGGACAGTCCCCCGCCACACTAACGCGGTAGAGCGGTGGGGGACTGTCCCCCTATAAGCATAAAAAATAGGCTGTTGCACAAGCGACAGCCTATTTTTTATTTTACTTTTGTTTCATCCTGGTTTTCTAATGTTACCCAGTTTTCAGCCCAGCGTTGAATTTCCTGTATTACCGGCTCAAGCGCCATACCCTTTTTAGACAGTGAATACTCGATTCGAACAGGAAACTCAGAGTAAATATTACGCTCGACAATTTCTTCCTGCTCAAGCATTTTTAACCGATCAGACAGCAATCTCCCACTAATAGGTAAGTCTGCTTCCATTTCAGAAAAACGTTTTTTTCCTTTTAATAGTTCGAACAAAATAAGGCCGACCCAACGTTTGCTGACAAGCTGCATAGCATTTTCAAATCGCGGACATAAATCTTCCATGAAGATCACCTCATTTATAGTGGTTTATATATTCGATTTGATTATAGTTTTTTACGGTAACGACCCTCCGAAAGAAGGTAGTTGACTTACGAAAAGTAACTTAATAACAGTATAACATATTCCATCAGCCGCGTAAATTGATTACAGCATTATTTGATAAATGTAAATCCTACATTTACCCTAGACATTTTCTCATAATTAAAACAATTAATTTTGGTAATTTCGGACGATTTATGAAATAATAACGGTATACGAAATATATGATATCTACGGAGGGTCTAGAATGGTCAATCAAAAGACAAAGGAAAAGTATGCAGAACTTGCATTGCAAACAGGAGTTAACTTACAAAAAAACCAAGCACTTATGATTAATGCGCCAATTGAAGGAGCCGATTTTACTAAAATCGTTGTTCGTAAAGCATATGAAATGGGAGCAAAAGATGTACATATTAATTGGGTCGACGATGAGCTAACACTTTTAAAATATGAAAATGCACCAGACGAAGTAATCGCTGATTTTCCCGAATGGCGGGTTAAATTGCATGATATGTATGCGGAAGACGGCGCAGCAGTGTTGTCCATTCGCTCAACAAACCCGGATTTATTGAAAGATATTGATTCAGGACGTGTTGCAAAAGCAAATAAAGCTGCAGCGCAGGCTATGAAAAATTTCCGTAAGTATACGATGAATGACCTGATTACCTGGTCAATTATTTCCATTCCAACTGGAGACTGGGCACAGAAAATATTCCCAGATAAATCAAAGGATGACGCAATTGAAAGTCTTTGGGACGCAATCGTTAAAATTGTCCGTGTCGATCAAGATGATCCAATTGCGGCATGGGAAGATCATAATGCAACACTTAAAACGGCGCGTGAGCTGATGAATAAAAAGAATTATAAAAAACTGGTTTATAAGGCTCCTGGCACCGACCTTGAATTGGAATTGCCTGAAGGACATATTTGGAAGGGCGGATCAGCTGATTCCGCAAAGGGCATCACATTTAACCCAAATATGCCAACTGAAGAGGTATTTTCCATGCCGCATAAATACGGTGTGAATGGGACAGTTTCAAGTACAAAACCATTAAATTATGGCGGAAGCCTCATCGACAATTTCTCGTTGACATTTAAAGATGGCAAAGTAGTTGATTTCAAAGCGGAACAAGGTGAAGAAACATTAAAGCATCTGCTTGATACCGATGAAGGTGCTAGACGTCTTGGTGAAGTTGCGTTAGTTCCACATGAATCACCTGTATCACAATCAGGCTTGATTTTTTACAATACATTATTCGATGAAAATGCATCCTGTCATAT
This Virgibacillus phasianinus DNA region includes the following protein-coding sequences:
- the hutI gene encoding imidazolonepropionase, whose protein sequence is MHVDLLITNIGQLLTMDKKGPVKGRDMNNLTVIEGAAVAVHNGKVEWIGSAEEATEFQADRTVDADGKLVTPGLVEPHTHLVFGGSREKEMALKQQGVPYLEILKQGGGILSTVNSTRDASYDDLLEKALFHLDRMAMHGITTVEAKSGYGLDKETELKQLEVAKEAGNQHPLDIVSTFLGAHAIPPEYKEDPEAFLAVMAEMFDEIKEKDLAEFVDIFTETGVFSVEQSRKYLLAAKEKGFDVKIHADEIDPLGGTELAVEVGAISGDHLAVASDEGIKQLAASDTIGVILPGTSFYLGKDTYSPARKMVDAGAAISISTDFNPGSSVTENLQLIMSIAALKLKLSPEEIWHAVTVNAAHAIGRGAEAGTIAIGRKADIVLWDAPNYMYIPYHYGVNHVNTVVKNGSVLYERQAIR
- the hutG gene encoding formimidoylglutamase; amino-acid sequence: MTELRHVKPAGTAIFKDRYTTKVKELLTPWEDGKTAAFAIAGAPFSKSSISHSGASFAPSAIRSALQSYTTFSGGTGIDFGDTIIDFGDVNMDPTDVIGNQQRLYEGLSDIYATEAAPFWMVLGGDHAISHSSIKAFSEKNPSVGVIQFDAHHDLRNVEDGGPTNGTPFRRLIEDGILDGENLIQLGIRDFTNAAAYADYAKEKGVVVYTMQDLARELIEKVLERELAKLSDRVDVIYLSVDMDVLDQAFAPGCPAIGPGGMDSNTLLTAVHYAAQHEKVKAMDIVEIDPTIDIRNMTSRVAANVMLQFMLGKRI
- a CDS encoding winged helix-turn-helix transcriptional regulator, with protein sequence MEDLCPRFENAMQLVSKRWVGLILFELLKGKKRFSEMEADLPISGRLLSDRLKMLEQEEIVERNIYSEFPVRIEYSLSKKGMALEPVIQEIQRWAENWVTLENQDETKVK
- a CDS encoding aminopeptidase, with product MVNQKTKEKYAELALQTGVNLQKNQALMINAPIEGADFTKIVVRKAYEMGAKDVHINWVDDELTLLKYENAPDEVIADFPEWRVKLHDMYAEDGAAVLSIRSTNPDLLKDIDSGRVAKANKAAAQAMKNFRKYTMNDLITWSIISIPTGDWAQKIFPDKSKDDAIESLWDAIVKIVRVDQDDPIAAWEDHNATLKTARELMNKKNYKKLVYKAPGTDLELELPEGHIWKGGSADSAKGITFNPNMPTEEVFSMPHKYGVNGTVSSTKPLNYGGSLIDNFSLTFKDGKVVDFKAEQGEETLKHLLDTDEGARRLGEVALVPHESPVSQSGLIFYNTLFDENASCHIALGKAYPTNLKGGADMNNEELDKHGVNDSLTHVDFMIGSENLDIDGVLPDGTTEAVFRNGTWAFEIN